From the Glycine max cultivar Williams 82 chromosome 11, Glycine_max_v4.0, whole genome shotgun sequence genome, the window GGAGGGAGAAGCACTTTTAGCACAAGCGAAAGAAAGAAATCGTGGTGCGTTTCTCGCCGGACTTAGAGTAGCCAATGGGAATAGGACAATTAGACTTGGCGATCCGGATTTGGTGTCCCAGATGGCATCGTAGCCGTTTATTAAATTTGAGAAAACACAACTCGACACCTAATGAACCGTACGATTCAAACGGAAAAAACACACGGATAATGAATCGTATCCGTTCGATCACTGACAAACGCTTCCAAGAGTATGCTATATATAGGGCTTTACTTCCTTTACTTTAAGAATTTTTGATTCTTTTCCCCTAGATTCAGCCACAGTTTCGGAGGAGAAGAAAATAGTCGTTCGAGGTTAGTTTTTCTTCTGAGATTTGGGATTTTAGGGTTTATATCTTTGTCTTTTTGGTTTCTGTTGATTTCCAAATCGCGTATCTTAGATAAGAcagttgaatttttattcttctctAGTCACAACGTTCTGATTCTTACGCCTCCGAGTCAATATTTTCGGTTAGTAATTTCTAGGGTTTCAGATGTTTTGTTTTGGAGAATTAGTCGATAATTTCATCCGGCCAACGTATGTgtctttaatttcttaattaaacaAAGATTATGGATAAATATAAGTTTTGAAGATTAGGTTATGCGATAGAAGGGGGTAAGAAAGGTTCTATTGTTGTTTGTTTGAAATTGATGTTTCTGAAATTACTTTTTGGGCGTCGACACAGATGGCCCGTACGAAGCAAACTGCTCGTAAGTCCACAGGAGGAAAGGCTCCTAGGAAGCAGCTTGCAACCAAGGTCTCTTCTATAatcacaacaacaattaattaatcattgttcatattgatttgttttgattttatctGAGAGCTTAATTCCTTTGTTTTACTTTTAGGCTGCACGTAAGTCTGCACCAACTACTGGTGGTGTGAAGAAGCCACATCGTTACCGTCCTGGTACCGTTGCTCTTCGGTGAGTGTTTTCCGGGTTGTTTTGTGTTCGTTGTATTTCGTCGGTTGTgatctttaataataatataatttgattctGGAAAACAGTGAGATTAGGAAATACCAGAAGAGTACCGAGCTTTTGATCAGGAAGCTCCCCTTCCAGAGGCTGGTTCGTGAAATTGCTCAGGACTTCAAGGTATTGTACTatgctattgttgttgttgtttaatgTTTGTGTGATTTGTTGTTGAATTTATTAACAAGGAAGTTTTGCTGTGTTTTTTTGCTGCAGACTGATCTGCGTTTCCAGAGCCACGCCGTGCTTGCAttgcaagaagctgctgaggCATACCTTGTTGGGCTCTTTGAGGACACTAACCTGTGTGCCATTCACGCTAAGCGGGTAACCATTATGCCCAAGGATATCCAGCTGGCAAGAAGGATTCGCGGTGAACGTGCTTGAGGTGGTGGttgtgaagatgaagatgaagatgggtTGCTGCGGGTGGTGTTTTTGTTGTTcagattcctttttttttttttttcaatggatAGGGTTGTTAGGGAGTGTAGGTGTTTTACGGTATTACCCATTAATTGTGATACAGGCAAATACTGCCAAGTGTCCGTGACTGTGTTTTCTTCCTTTTAGAAAATTGGCTTGTAATTGATTTTTGGACATGTGTGTCataatgtttctgtttttagtttttacctaCGGGATGTAGTCACTTTGGAATTGTATTGGACAACATTCAGTTGCCATCTAATCTCGTTTAAGCTAAGTTTGTTGTGCTAATTAAACTGACCTCCCTTCTTGGTTTTGAAATGAGAGGATTTGAATATAGTATTACAGAACTGGCAGAAAATCTACTCAATTTGCTCATAAATACTTAATTACCTATGTTGGTTTTGGCTTCAAATTTTGTTGAATTTCATCTCACTTGTGTTACCTGTCTCGATTAGGTTTCTTGCATAATATGATCATGCATGGGTGGCTCCacattcttcttccttttctgaaTATGGAATATTTTGGTTAGAGCTTGTCATTCAGAATAGATGATGGTGCTTTGCAGAATTTTTATGGAAATGCATCTTAAGGAATCAAGTTGAGAAAGGCTTGGCTGTTATACTCGGTATCATGTCTGTACCAATTCTTTTGGCTTAGGCAACTCTTCTGTGTAGAATTGATCTATCGCTTTTCTCCATTCTTGTAAAATCGGAACAGAGTGATCTATTATACGAGTAGAGTGATTTACGAAATTTGTGAATAGTCTTCAGAGATAAAAGTCACTTTTGATCAAATATTCAAAGTTCAGATGCTTCTTACTTCAAATACTCAAGTTCAGATCACGTAAACACCTCAAAGAGAGGTCCATTTTTGTATGCTCATGTTGATAATGGCTGTTCATACACTAATAGGTTTGTGAATTTGTTCTGAAGTTGCTTTGTCTCTAATTTGGAATGTAGTCACTCCAACAACGCACCCTCATGCGATAATTAACTGTTACGAAGATCATGAAAGAAGGTCCTGACTCCGGAATCTGTTTGCTTAAAAAATCAGTATATACTAATAACACCAATAGGTTTTATAATTAGGTCTTTCATTGTCTTTTTAAGTGTTTAGTGTATTGTCACGGTTTTATTTAGTAAAAGACATTTAGGTgggttgaaaagaaaatatatttataaccgATTCTTGATCTCGATTCGTGAATGATATTAGACTTTATGATTATGAGaacattcaaaaaataattgctaAAAAGGAAGGATAAGTTCCCTATATATGTATCAACTCTAGTCTTATGGCCTGTCTTTGTGAGGCATTATGATGAGATTGTGTGCAAAACTGTGATTTTTAATCAAACTGTGACCAAACCAAACAAGCATATTATGCTGCATTATATGAATGACTAAAACCTATTAGTGTTATTTTTAAGCAAACTGATTCAGGACCTTCTTTCATCTTCAACTGGACGTGATCTTCATGCATAGTGGTTGGCCAAATCTGGTGTTAATGCTCATCTTGTCATGTCTCTCTGGTTTGCATGCCCTATGCAGCTTTCGCATGTTTTGTCAGCTGATGCCTTGGGTACTGTTTTCCCAAGGGCTagctatttttatttctttctgttGTTTGCCTCTATATATCTttcttaatgataaaaaaacccTTATGTATTGCTCGTGCAACTTGGAATTCTAgttgtatataattatttgtttgttaACAGTatcatgaaattatttttttttattcaagaaaatcgaagataatgtaaaaaaatttataacaattcatATATCTTTACTTAACTAATTGAATTAAACCTTTCTATCATAAAatgattgaaatatttaataataattcacTTTGTCTTATAAGTGATTAATAATATTGTGAGATTATCAAgtaattaagaataaattagcataattatatataattatatgatttatgtttaaatgttttcattcttaaaagttaataataaaactatgatttttataattcaaaacaaaaactatttaaaattactttaacttaaaattaatattaaattcaaaatcaattctttaGTATGAAaccaataacataaaaaataaaaataatctttaaaatcaattcctcACACCATACACACATTTTAATAAATCCACGGTTGAAATTTAACACATATCTAACTACATTTAACggttcaaaatcaattctactCAACTTTAAAAGACACTTAAGAAAATAACTAAGACACACAAAAGTTAAGAGCTTAGTGCATGACTTGCAGTTTGCTACACATAAGCATGATGCAAGCAATACAATTAACTAAATGAAAAACTGAATTCTGCAAAAATGGGAGGATCACAGTTACATGGTGTTCTTGACATTCTCTACACTATTTAACAATGTTACCCTAATCTGCATAGTCACATCGATAAGAACGCGAATGGTGCATCTGGCTATGTCGCCAAAAGCTAAATATACTGGTTGAGATATAGACTTTACTGAACATTCAATCCATTGATTTCTGGAATACACGACTTTTCTTCTCCTCAATACCAGATTGGGAAAATCTCAGACGAAGAACCTGCAAAACATCTTCTATTTTGACACCTTTCTTTGCCAACAGAGCCATGGAATGATAGAGTACATCAGCCATCTCTGAAGCAGTACGTGACTCGCCCTCATTGTTCTCTAGATTTGACACAACTCGTTTGCCTCTTCTCTGCAGGTAGAAAGATACAGTTACAGTCTGGGATCTTAAGAAAACAATCTTTAAATCCAAATTTGCAACAAATGCTAAGAAAATTCACAAATAACACAAAGCGTGAATGTTCTTGTTAGAACAACATATTAGCAATAAccataaaaaagtaaaagaatttGAGGACTTGATCCCATGGAAC encodes:
- the LOC100785082 gene encoding histone H3.3 codes for the protein MARTKQTARKSTGGKAPRKQLATKAARKSAPTTGGVKKPHRYRPGTVALREIRKYQKSTELLIRKLPFQRLVREIAQDFKTDLRFQSHAVLALQEAAEAYLVGLFEDTNLCAIHAKRVTIMPKDIQLARRIRGERA